Proteins found in one Panicum hallii strain FIL2 chromosome 4, PHallii_v3.1, whole genome shotgun sequence genomic segment:
- the LOC112890290 gene encoding phosphatidylinositol 4-kinase gamma 5-like isoform X2, whose protein sequence is MSRNLESPVQTQMAVSALDRALGSEYPTKSISETKVGGWKRVFVQTDTGCVLAVRLDRGDNVHTVKRKLQVALNFPTEESSLTLGDRVLKNDLSTIRNDSPLLLTKTFMHRSSSTPCMSPTGKDLQQQRDRGCPIELLVCPSRCSRTRQLVKDVARAIRKGVDPVPVNSGLGGAYYFRNSKGENAAIVKPNDEEPFAPNNPKGFIGKSLGQPGLKRSVRVGETGFREVAAYLLDHDNSANVPPTVLVKISHPVFNMNEGMNCANKNVADGCTQAVSKIASFQQYIPHDFDASDHGTSSFPVSAVHRIGILDIRIFNTDRHAGNLLVRKQTGAGTFGNQTELIPIDHGLSLPECLEDPYFEWIHWPQASVAFSEDELEYIANLDPMKDADMLRMELPMIREACLRVLILSTIFLKEATAFGLCLAEIGEMMSREFTGMEDQPSELEFVCMEARRLATEQEDSSIEHDSGDEDLTQFELDGDDHEMPKQPSAHQFEFKQGNYINQLSKLDEADEEEEEEDDIEEVESNAEKFACPKPVNKWLANISKLSTSLKGVSLTDKTQRQLSTGPKIVDSVKTSKSSSNDHGSQLCNWGSANDMLPTSVSFVKLADMGLETWGLFLEKFQELLPEAFRSHKSSVTAQRAKPRLGTSCQF, encoded by the exons ATGTCTCGCAACTTGGAGAGCCCAGTGCAGACCCAGATGGCAGTTTCAGCCTTGGATCGAGCTCTTGGCAGTGAGTATCCTACGAAAAGTATAAGTGAGACCAAGGTTGGTGGATGGAAACGAGTCTTTGTCCAAACTGACACTGGTTGTGTCCTGGCTGTTCGACTGGATCGCGGTGACAATGTGCACACGGTCAAGAGGAAGCTGCAGGTGGCCCTCAATTttcccactgaggagagttcTCTGACATTAGGTGATCGTGTCCTAAAAAATGATCTCAGCACCATCAGAAATGATTCCCCATTGCTTCTCACCAAGACATTCATGCATCGAAGCTCCTCCACACCATGCATGTCTCCTACAGGCAAGGATCTGCAGCAGCAAAGAGATAGGGGTTGTCCAATTGAACTGTTAGTATGCCCGAGCCGCTGCTCTCGAACAAGGCAGCTCGTGAAGGATGTTGCTAGGGCTATAAGAAAAGGTGTGGATCCTGTACCTGTCAATAGCGGGCTTGGTGGTGCCTACTATTTCAGGAACAGCAAAGGTGAGAATGCTGCAATCGTGAAGCCAAATGACGAGGAGCCATTTGCACCCAACAACCCAAAAGGTTTTATAGGGAAATCCCTTGGGCAGCCAGGCCTCAAAAGATCTGTTCGAGTTGGTGAGACTGGTTTCAGAGAGGTTGCTGCCTACCTTCTAGACCATGATAACTCTGCTAATGTCCCTCCAACGGTTCTCGTTAAGATTTCTCATCCTGTGTTTAATATGAATGAAGGCATGAACTGTGCTAACAAGAATGTTGCTGATGGTTGTACTCAAGCTGTTAGCAAGATTGCATCATTTCAGCAGTATATTCCTCATGATTTTGATGCTAGTGATCATGGAACCTCAAGCTTTCCGGTTTCTGCTGTCCATAGGATTGGTATTCTTGACATCAGGATCTTCAACACTGATAGACATGCTGGAAATCTTCTGGTAAGGAAGCAGACTGGAGCAGGAACATTTGGGAATCAGACTGAGCTTATTCCTATTGATCATGGTCTCAGCCTTCCAGAGTGTTTGGAGGATCCTTATTTTGAATGGATCCACTGGCCTCAGGCATCAGTCGCATTCTCTGAGGATGAGCTCGAGTACATAGCAAATCTTGATCCAATGAAAGATGCAGACATGTTGCGTATGGAGTTGCCTATGATCCGTGAAGCATGCCTGAGAGTACTAATACTCTCAACAATATTTCTGAAAGAAGCCACAGCATTTGGTCTGTGCCTTGCCGAGATTGGGGAGATGATGAGCAGGGAATTTACTGGGATGGAAGATCAGCCAAGTGAGCTAGAGTTTGTCTGCATGGAGGCTAGGAGGCTAGCAACAGAACAAGAAGACAGTTCAATAGAACATGACTCTGGTGACGAGGATTTAACTCAATTTGAACTGGATGGTGATGATCATGAAATGCCAAAACAACcatctgcccatcagtttgaaTTTAAGCAGGGAAACTACATAAACCAACTCTCTAAATTGGATGAGgctgatgaagaagaagaagaagaa GATGACATTGAGGAGGTAGAAAGCAATGCAGAAAAGTTTGCATGCCCTAAGCCTGTCAATAAGTGGCTTGCTAACATTTCGAAGCTGTCGACCTCACTGAAGGGTGTCAGTCTAACAGACAAAACCCAGCGTCAACTGTCTACTGGCCCTAAGATTGTGGATTCCGTGAAAACTTCTAAGAGTAGTAGCAACGACCATGGCTCTCAACTTTGTAACTGGGGGAGTGCAAATGATATGCTCCCGACAAGTGTGAGCTTCGTCAAGCTGGCTGACATGGGACTTGAGACGTGGGGGTTGTTCCTTGAGAAGTTCCAGGAGCTTCTGCCTGAGGCATTCCGCTCGCACAAGAGCAGCGTGACAGCGCAAAGGGCAAAGCCAAGGCTGGGCACTTCTTGCCAGTTTTGA
- the LOC112890290 gene encoding phosphatidylinositol 4-kinase gamma 5-like isoform X1: MSRNLESPVQTQMAVSALDRALGSEYPTKSISETKVGGWKRVFVQTDTGCVLAVRLDRGDNVHTVKRKLQVALNFPTEESSLTLGDRVLKNDLSTIRNDSPLLLTKTFMHRSSSTPCMSPTGKDLQQQRDRGCPIELLVCPSRCSRTRQLVKDVARAIRKGVDPVPVNSGLGGAYYFRNSKGENAAIVKPNDEEPFAPNNPKGFIGKSLGQPGLKRSVRVGETGFREVAAYLLDHDNSANVPPTVLVKISHPVFNMNEGMNCANKNVADGCTQAVSKIASFQQYIPHDFDASDHGTSSFPVSAVHRIGILDIRIFNTDRHAGNLLVRKQTGAGTFGNQTELIPIDHGLSLPECLEDPYFEWIHWPQASVAFSEDELEYIANLDPMKDADMLRMELPMIREACLRVLILSTIFLKEATAFGLCLAEIGEMMSREFTGMEDQPSELEFVCMEARRLATEQEDSSIEHDSGDEDLTQFELDGDDHEMPKQPSAHQFEFKQGNYINQLSKLDEADEEEEEEEEEEEEEKFALRLMRLDDIEEVESNAEKFACPKPVNKWLANISKLSTSLKGVSLTDKTQRQLSTGPKIVDSVKTSKSSSNDHGSQLCNWGSANDMLPTSVSFVKLADMGLETWGLFLEKFQELLPEAFRSHKSSVTAQRAKPRLGTSCQF, translated from the coding sequence ATGTCTCGCAACTTGGAGAGCCCAGTGCAGACCCAGATGGCAGTTTCAGCCTTGGATCGAGCTCTTGGCAGTGAGTATCCTACGAAAAGTATAAGTGAGACCAAGGTTGGTGGATGGAAACGAGTCTTTGTCCAAACTGACACTGGTTGTGTCCTGGCTGTTCGACTGGATCGCGGTGACAATGTGCACACGGTCAAGAGGAAGCTGCAGGTGGCCCTCAATTttcccactgaggagagttcTCTGACATTAGGTGATCGTGTCCTAAAAAATGATCTCAGCACCATCAGAAATGATTCCCCATTGCTTCTCACCAAGACATTCATGCATCGAAGCTCCTCCACACCATGCATGTCTCCTACAGGCAAGGATCTGCAGCAGCAAAGAGATAGGGGTTGTCCAATTGAACTGTTAGTATGCCCGAGCCGCTGCTCTCGAACAAGGCAGCTCGTGAAGGATGTTGCTAGGGCTATAAGAAAAGGTGTGGATCCTGTACCTGTCAATAGCGGGCTTGGTGGTGCCTACTATTTCAGGAACAGCAAAGGTGAGAATGCTGCAATCGTGAAGCCAAATGACGAGGAGCCATTTGCACCCAACAACCCAAAAGGTTTTATAGGGAAATCCCTTGGGCAGCCAGGCCTCAAAAGATCTGTTCGAGTTGGTGAGACTGGTTTCAGAGAGGTTGCTGCCTACCTTCTAGACCATGATAACTCTGCTAATGTCCCTCCAACGGTTCTCGTTAAGATTTCTCATCCTGTGTTTAATATGAATGAAGGCATGAACTGTGCTAACAAGAATGTTGCTGATGGTTGTACTCAAGCTGTTAGCAAGATTGCATCATTTCAGCAGTATATTCCTCATGATTTTGATGCTAGTGATCATGGAACCTCAAGCTTTCCGGTTTCTGCTGTCCATAGGATTGGTATTCTTGACATCAGGATCTTCAACACTGATAGACATGCTGGAAATCTTCTGGTAAGGAAGCAGACTGGAGCAGGAACATTTGGGAATCAGACTGAGCTTATTCCTATTGATCATGGTCTCAGCCTTCCAGAGTGTTTGGAGGATCCTTATTTTGAATGGATCCACTGGCCTCAGGCATCAGTCGCATTCTCTGAGGATGAGCTCGAGTACATAGCAAATCTTGATCCAATGAAAGATGCAGACATGTTGCGTATGGAGTTGCCTATGATCCGTGAAGCATGCCTGAGAGTACTAATACTCTCAACAATATTTCTGAAAGAAGCCACAGCATTTGGTCTGTGCCTTGCCGAGATTGGGGAGATGATGAGCAGGGAATTTACTGGGATGGAAGATCAGCCAAGTGAGCTAGAGTTTGTCTGCATGGAGGCTAGGAGGCTAGCAACAGAACAAGAAGACAGTTCAATAGAACATGACTCTGGTGACGAGGATTTAACTCAATTTGAACTGGATGGTGATGATCATGAAATGCCAAAACAACcatctgcccatcagtttgaaTTTAAGCAGGGAAACTACATAAACCAACTCTCTAAATTGGATGAGgctgatgaagaagaagaagaagaagaagaagaagaagaagaagaaaagtttGCATTGAGGCTGATGAGACTGGATGACATTGAGGAGGTAGAAAGCAATGCAGAAAAGTTTGCATGCCCTAAGCCTGTCAATAAGTGGCTTGCTAACATTTCGAAGCTGTCGACCTCACTGAAGGGTGTCAGTCTAACAGACAAAACCCAGCGTCAACTGTCTACTGGCCCTAAGATTGTGGATTCCGTGAAAACTTCTAAGAGTAGTAGCAACGACCATGGCTCTCAACTTTGTAACTGGGGGAGTGCAAATGATATGCTCCCGACAAGTGTGAGCTTCGTCAAGCTGGCTGACATGGGACTTGAGACGTGGGGGTTGTTCCTTGAGAAGTTCCAGGAGCTTCTGCCTGAGGCATTCCGCTCGCACAAGAGCAGCGTGACAGCGCAAAGGGCAAAGCCAAGGCTGGGCACTTCTTGCCAGTTTTGA